The Actinomycetes bacterium region CACGATGGTGATGTTCGCGGTCAGGCTGGCCCCCCGGGTCTGCCGGTGGAACCAGTCGAGCAGGAACGGCGTGACGTCCTTGCCGCGCACCCCGGCCGCCTCCGCCGCCGCCAGGCCGTCGGCGAGCACCGCGTCGTGGGTGACGACGTCGAGCGCCTCCTCGGGCGGCAGCGGGTTGGCCACGATGAGTGCCGAGCCGATCCGCAGGTCGCGCCGGGCCCGCATGACGGCGGCCACCTCCTCGGGCGTGTCCACCCGGAAGTCCAGCCCCTGGCCCGAGTCGCCCAGGTAGAAGCCGGGGAACCGGTCCGTGCCGAAGCCGAGCAGCCCGATGTTCAGCGTCTCCATCCGCTCGAGGGTTGCCGGCACGTCGAGGATCGACTTGACCCCCGCGCAGACGACCGTGATCGGGGTGCTGCCGAGCGTGGTGAGGTCGGCCGACTCGTCCCAGGAGGCCCGCGCGTCCCGGTGCACGCCGCCGAGGCCGCCCGTGGCGAACACCAAGATCCCGACCAGGTGGGCCAGGTGGCTCGTCGACGCGACCGTGGTGGCCCCGTTGCCCCCGCAGGCCACCAGCGAGCCCAGGTCTCGCACGGACACCTTGACGACGTCGTCGCAGGTGGCCAGCTGCTCGAGCTGCCCGTCGTCCAGGCCGACGCAGGCCTGCCCGCCCAGGATGGCGATGGTCGCGGGCACGGCCCCCTCGGTGCGGACCACCTGCTCGATCCGGCGGGCGATGCCCAGGTTGTCGGGGCGGGGCAGCCCGTGGCTGATCAGCGTCGACTCGAGGGCCACGACGGGGGCCCGGGCGGCCAGCGCGGCCGCGACCTCGGGGTGGACCCGCAGCGGGGCCGGTGCGGTGGTCATGTGTTGGAGCCTACCCACCCCCCATGATCGCCGTCTGCGGACCGAATCCGCCCCGGGACGGCGCATTCCTCCCGCTGACCGTGATCATGGAGAGTGGAGGCGGCAGCCGCTACGGTCGAGCGATGACCGACCCCGCGCTGGCCCGCGCCCACGAGCACGCCCTCGCCTGGCTGGACGGGCTGTCCGGCCGGCGGATCCCGGCCACCGCTGCCGTCGAGGAGGTGGCCGCCGCGCTCGGCGGCCCGCTTCCCGTCGGTCCCACCGACCCGGCGGCCGTCGTCGACCGGCTGGTGGCCGCGGCCACCCCGGGCCTGGCCGCACTGGACTCCGGGCGGTTCTTCGGCTTCGTCATCGGGGGAGCCCTGCCGGCCGCCCGCGCGGCGGACTGGCTGGCGCTGGCCTGGGACCAGAACGCCGGCCTGGCCACGGTCACCCCGGCCGCTACTGCGGCCGAGCAGGTCGCGTCCGGCTGGCTGCTCGACCTGCTCGGGCTGCCGGCCACGGCCTCCGTGGGCTTCGTCACCGGCGGGTCGATGGCGAACACCACCTGCCTGCTGGCCGCCCGGCACGCGGTGCTCGAGCGGGCCGGCTGGGACGTCGAGCAGCGGGGGCTGCAGGGCGCTCCGCGGGTCCGCGTCATCGTCCCCGAGGAGCGGCACGCGACGGTCGACGTGTCGCTGCGGTACATCGGGCTCGGCGTGGGCACGGCCCGGCGGGTGGCCTGCGACGACCAGGGCCGGATGCTGCTCGACGAGCTCGACGCTGCGCTGGCCGAGGCCGGCGGCGACCCGTGCATCGTCACCGCCCAGGCGGGCAACGTGAACACCGGCTGCTTCGACGCTCTCGGCCAGGTGGTCGAGCGGGCGCACCGGGCCGGTGCCTGGGTGCACGTGGACGGCGCCTTCGGGCTGTGGGCGGCCGCGTCGCCCCGGTTCGCGCACCTGGTGGACGGCCACGCCGGCGCGGACTCCTGGGCCACCGACGCGCACAAGTGGCTCAACGTGCCCTACGACAGCGGGCTGGCCATCGTGGCCGACCCGGTGGCGCACCGGGCGGCGCTGGGCGTCACGGCGGCCTACCTGATCAAGGTCGACGGGCCGACCGACCCGATGGACCTGGTGCCGGAGTTCTCCCGCCGGGCCCGCGGGTTCGCGGTGTGGGCGGCGCTGCGCTCGCTCGGGCGTAGCGGGGTGATCGACCTGGTGGAGCGGCTGTGCGACCGGGCCGACCGGTTCGCCGCGGGCATGCGGGACACCCCGGGCGCGGAGGTGCTCAACGAGGTGGTGCTCAACCAGGTGCTGACCCGCTTCGACGGCTCGGACGCCGTCACCCGCGCCGTGGTCGACGGCGTGCTGGCCGACGGCACGGTCTATCTCAGCCCGACGGTGTTCCGCGGCCAGACGGGTGTGCGCTGCTCGGTGAGCAACTGGGCCACCACCGACGCGGACGTCGACGCCGCCGTGGCCGCCGTCCGCCGGGCCCTGACCACCTCCCGCTCACAGTGATCACGGAGAGTCGGCGGGGCGGCGCAGACTAGCCTGCACCTCGTGGAAATGCCGTACCCCTCGCACTGGGAGGCCGACGTCGTCCTGCGTGACGGCGGGACCGCTCACCTGCGCCCGATCCGCGCCGCCGACGCGGACCTGCTGCGTGAGTTCCACCGCCGGCTGTCCCCGGAGACGATCTACTTCCGGTTCTTCGCCCCCTACCCGGTGCTCAGCGACCGGGACGTCACACGGTTCACGGTCGTCGACTACGACCAGAGGGCCGCGATCGTGGCGACCGTCGGCGGGTCCATCGTGGGCGTCGTCCGCTACGACCAGGTCAAGCCGGCCGAGGCCGAGGTGGCCTTCGTGATCCGGGACGACTACCAGGGCCGTGGGCTCGGCTCGGTGCTCCTCGAGCACATCGCGGCGGCCGCCCGCGAGCGAGGGGTGCGGCGGT contains the following coding sequences:
- a CDS encoding pseudouridine-5'-phosphate glycosidase gives rise to the protein MTTAPAPLRVHPEVAAALAARAPVVALESTLISHGLPRPDNLGIARRIEQVVRTEGAVPATIAILGGQACVGLDDGQLEQLATCDDVVKVSVRDLGSLVACGGNGATTVASTSHLAHLVGILVFATGGLGGVHRDARASWDESADLTTLGSTPITVVCAGVKSILDVPATLERMETLNIGLLGFGTDRFPGFYLGDSGQGLDFRVDTPEEVAAVMRARRDLRIGSALIVANPLPPEEALDVVTHDAVLADGLAAAEAAGVRGKDVTPFLLDWFHRQTRGASLTANITIVLRNAALAAQVAVAAAPAPLQT
- a CDS encoding pyridoxal-dependent decarboxylase, whose protein sequence is MTDPALARAHEHALAWLDGLSGRRIPATAAVEEVAAALGGPLPVGPTDPAAVVDRLVAAATPGLAALDSGRFFGFVIGGALPAARAADWLALAWDQNAGLATVTPAATAAEQVASGWLLDLLGLPATASVGFVTGGSMANTTCLLAARHAVLERAGWDVEQRGLQGAPRVRVIVPEERHATVDVSLRYIGLGVGTARRVACDDQGRMLLDELDAALAEAGGDPCIVTAQAGNVNTGCFDALGQVVERAHRAGAWVHVDGAFGLWAAASPRFAHLVDGHAGADSWATDAHKWLNVPYDSGLAIVADPVAHRAALGVTAAYLIKVDGPTDPMDLVPEFSRRARGFAVWAALRSLGRSGVIDLVERLCDRADRFAAGMRDTPGAEVLNEVVLNQVLTRFDGSDAVTRAVVDGVLADGTVYLSPTVFRGQTGVRCSVSNWATTDADVDAAVAAVRRALTTSRSQ